The Candidatus Limnocylindrales bacterium DNA segment CGCACACGTGGGCCGGGCGCCACTGCCACAGCGTCGTGTCGGCTGCGATCGCGTACTTCAGCCCGGAGTTCTGCATCCACGAATCGCTGCCGATCTACTCGGGCGGACTAGGAGTGCTGGCCGGAGATCATCTCAAGAGCTGCTCGGACCTCGGAGTCGGCGCGGTCGGTGTGAGCCTGCTCTACCGCAACGGATATTTCGGCCAGCGCGTGCTCGCCGACGGCTGGCAGACCGAAACCTACGACGAGCTCGATCCGTCGCGGCTTCCGATCACGCGCGTGCTCGCGACCGGCGGCGACCCGCTGGTCGTCGAAGTGCCGCTCGGAGAGATCACGCTGCACGCCGACGTGTGGCGGGTCGAAGTGGGCCGTTGCTCGCTCGTTCTGCTCGATCCGCGCGACTGGCCCGAGTCGGTGCTGCCGGGCGCGCATCGCCTTTACGGCGGTGATCGCGAAACGCGGCTCGCGCAGGAGGTCGTGCTCGGCGTCGGCGGATATCGTGCGCTGCGCGCGATGGGCATCCGGCCGCGTGCGATCCACATGAACGAAGGGCACTCGGCATTCGCGGCATTCGAGGTCATCGCAAGCCGCATGGAGGAGTCGGGGCTGCCGTTCGACGAAGCCGCAGTCGACGTGGCATCCGGCGTCGTGTTCACGACGCACACGCCGGTCGAAGCCGGCCACGACCGCTTCGATCCCGGCGCCTTGCTGGCGGCGCTCGAGCCGCTTCGCCGGCGGCTCGGTATCGACGAGAAGAAGCTGCTCTCGTTCGGACGCGTCCGCCCCGACGACGACTCCGAAACGTTCTGCATGACGGTCTGCGCGATCAAGCTGGCGCGTCACACCAATGCCGTCAGTAGCCTTCACGGCCACGTCTCCAGGCGCATGTGGAAACAGCTGTGGCCCGAGGCGCGCGAGCTCGAGGTTCCGATCGGCCACGTCACCAACGGTGTGCACTGCCGCACGTGGCTCGCGCCGGAGCTCGAGGCGGTCTACGGCAGCAGCCTGCTGCGCGACGGCTCGGACGCCATCGAGGCGGCGCTCGCACACCGCGAGCTGCTCGAGCTCGACGAGGAGCGGCTGTGGTCGGTCAAGCAGCAGATGAAGCAGCGCATGCTCGCATTCGTCGCGAATCATGCGCGCCTCCGCAACGAGCGGCTCGGAATCGAAGAAGCGGCGGTCGAGCTCGATCCCCATGCGCTGACGATCGGCATCGCAAGACGCTTCGCACAGTACAAACGCGCGCTGCTTCCGTTCCGCGATCTCGAGCGTGCCCGCGCGCTGATGCTCGCCGACGGACGTCCCGTGCAGTTCCTGATTGCCGGCAAGGCCCATCCGGCCGACGAGCCGGCCAAGAGAGTCATCCAGGGAGTGCTCGCGCTCGCCCGCGAGCACGGCCTCGAGCATCGCGTCATGTTCGTGGAAGGCTACGGCCAGCGCATCAGCCGCATGATGCTGGCGGGCTGCGACCTGTGGCTCAACATTCCGCGCCGTCCTCTCGAAGCGTGCGGCACCAGCGGCATGAAAGCCGTGCTCAATGCGACGCTCAACTGCTCGACGCTCGACGGGTGGTGGGACGAAGCGTGGGATCCCGGCGTCGGTTTCGCCATCGGCAACGGCTCCGTGCACGTCGATGCGGCGATCCAGGACGAGCGCGACGCCGCCGCGGTGCTCGACGTGCTCGAGCACGAGGTCGTACCGCTCTACTTCCAGCGCGACGACCGCGGCATCCCGCGCGCATGGCTCGCCCACGTGAAGATGGCGCTGGCGCGCCTCGGTTACCGCTACAACTCCGATCGCATGGTGGCCGATTACGCGACGCTTCTCTATGCACCGGCCGCCGGCACGGTCACGTCCGAGATCCGTCTCTGAGCACGACGGACGGACGCGAGCCGCAGCATATGGAAGGAGGCGAAGGAGAATGACCGGGCTTCGCGCATCGTATCCGTACTGGCTGGCCGGCCGCGACGTGGCGGCCAATACCGATCTTGCCGTCACCGACAAGTTCACCGGCGAAGTCGCGACGCGCGTCGCGCTCGCCGGTCCGTCCGTCATCAGCGAAGCAATTGCGGCAG contains these protein-coding regions:
- the glgP gene encoding alpha-glucan family phosphorylase; its protein translation is METPIEIDAARLRERLERLGRNLWWSWDHRLDHILRRIDAELWEHLRHNPTAFVRDVTDDKLEGAAASVLPDLISTEDSLSAYLADTHTWAGRHCHSVVSAAIAYFSPEFCIHESLPIYSGGLGVLAGDHLKSCSDLGVGAVGVSLLYRNGYFGQRVLADGWQTETYDELDPSRLPITRVLATGGDPLVVEVPLGEITLHADVWRVEVGRCSLVLLDPRDWPESVLPGAHRLYGGDRETRLAQEVVLGVGGYRALRAMGIRPRAIHMNEGHSAFAAFEVIASRMEESGLPFDEAAVDVASGVVFTTHTPVEAGHDRFDPGALLAALEPLRRRLGIDEKKLLSFGRVRPDDDSETFCMTVCAIKLARHTNAVSSLHGHVSRRMWKQLWPEARELEVPIGHVTNGVHCRTWLAPELEAVYGSSLLRDGSDAIEAALAHRELLELDEERLWSVKQQMKQRMLAFVANHARLRNERLGIEEAAVELDPHALTIGIARRFAQYKRALLPFRDLERARALMLADGRPVQFLIAGKAHPADEPAKRVIQGVLALAREHGLEHRVMFVEGYGQRISRMMLAGCDLWLNIPRRPLEACGTSGMKAVLNATLNCSTLDGWWDEAWDPGVGFAIGNGSVHVDAAIQDERDAAAVLDVLEHEVVPLYFQRDDRGIPRAWLAHVKMALARLGYRYNSDRMVADYATLLYAPAAGTVTSEIRL